A segment of the Agromyces sp. H17E-10 genome:
GCTTCGCGAACCTCGCGACCCGTGACGCGCCCACGGCCCGGCTGTCGGACGCACCCCATCGTGACGTCGTGCGCAGCGTGCGCCTCAACGACCTGCTGCGACCGCAGGGACTGGAGCACGAGCTGCGGGCGGCGTTCACGGTCGACGGGGCGACCTGGGCGGTCGGCGGCGTCTTCCGTGAGCCGGGGGCGGACTTCTCGGACCGGGAGGTCGAGTTCCTCGGTTCGATCGTCACGGCGGTCGCCGCGGCGACCCGTGTCACCATGCGCTCGGGCGGACGGGCGGGAGTCCGTGCCGCCGGGCCGGTGATCATCCTGTGCGGACCGGACGGCGAATTCCATGCCGCGACGGCCGCCGGGGCCGAGTGGCTCGCCGCGCTCGACGACGCGGAGCCGGGGCGATTCGACCTCGTGCTGCACGCGGTCGCCGCCGGTGCCCGCCGCTCCCGCGCCGGGACGGTACGCCTGCGGATGCGGGACGTCAACGACGACTGGGTCGTCGTGCAGGCGAGTCGGCTCATCTCGGACGACGACCCGCAGCGGATCGTCATCACCGTCGACCCCGCCGCGTTGCACGACCTCGTCGATCTGCTCCTGAGCGCGTACGGCGTCTCACCCCGGGAGCGTGACGTCTGCCTCGATCTCGTCTCGGGGTCGTCGACCGCGCAGATCGCAGCTCACCTGCATCTCTCGCCGCACACCGTGCACGATCACATGAAGTCGATCTACGGCAAGGTCGGCGTCGGCAGCCGGAGCGAGCTGGTCGCACGGCTTCTGCCCTGATCGGATGCCGCCGCCGGCGCCGCGTACGACTGACCCCCTGTTGCCGGGGCGACCGCGTCGGCCGCGGCGAGGCCGCCCGTTGCGAACGCGGTCACCGCGTCGAGCACGGGGTCGGCCCCGAGCACCCGGACGTGCCCGAATCCCTCGGTGAGGAGCAGACGCGAGCGCGTGCCGTGCGCGGCGTGCAGCCGCTGCGACTCGCTCGCCGACACCTCGCGGTCGCCGCGGTCGTGCGCGATGAGCAGCGGCGTCTCGGCGGGCAGCGGAGCGCTCACCGAGTCGAACCGGTCGTACGGGTCGCGCACGTCGGGCAGCACCCGGTGCGCGAAGGAGCGCGCGAGCGCATCGGCCGTCGCGCTCCGCACGCCGAGCCGGCCCGAGAACGAGTCGACGAGGTAGCGAGCGTCGGCCATGCCGGCGATGGCCGCGACGCCGTCGGTCGCGGTGCCCTCGCGCACGGCGGTGAGCGCCGCGAGTGCGCCGAACGAGTGCCCGACGATCAGGCGGAAGCGCCCGTGCCGCTGCTGCAACGCCTCGATCGCGGCCAGGTAGTCGCGGATGTCGGTGTGCCGGCCGCGCGAGTCGCCGTTCGCGGGTGCGTCGAACGCGACGAGCCGCAGGCCCTCGGCGCGCAATTCACGCACGATCGGCGCGAACTGCGACGCCCGCCCGCGCCAGCCGTGCACGAGCAGCACGGTGTCGGGACCGTGACCCCATGCGTAGGTCGCGACCTGGCGGCCGCGAACCCGCAGCCGCCCGCGCTCGGCATGCTCGTGCACGGCGCGGTCGTGGTCGCGGACCGCGAGGGCGGGACGCACCCGGCGGAAGAGCGGCAGGGCGAGCCCGGCGGCGAGTTCGGGCGAGACGCGATCGGCGGCGCGGATCGCGGCGACGTGTGCGGTGAGTGCGGCGGACATCTCGGCCTCCGGGTGCCATCGGCTGCGGCATCCTCGTCGAAGAGCATGCCAACAATGAATACGAACGATCGTATGCCAACTATACGCACGACCGTGCGTAAAATCGAGTACATGAGCGGAACGGATGTCGCGGTCGACGGCCGACGGGTGCGCGGGGATGCCTCGCGCCGCGTCGTGCTCGCGCACGCCATCGACCTCGCCTCGATCGAGGGTCTCGACCAGCTCTCGATCGGGCGCATCGCGACCGCGGCGAACGTCAGCAAGTCGAGCATCGCGACCCTCTTCGGCAGCAAGGAGCGCCTGCAGCTCGCCGCCGTCGAGGCCGCCCGCGAGCGCTACCTCGAGACGGTGACGACTCCCGCACGCACGAAGCCGCGGGGGATCGCGCGCGTGGTGGCGCTGCTCGACCGAGTCGTCGCCTACTCGCAGGAGCGCGTGTTTCCGGGCGGCTGCTTCTTCTCGGCGGCGGCGGCCGACTTCCACGCGAAGCCTGGCGTCGTGCGCGATGCGATCACCGCGCAGCTCGACGACTGGCTCGGCTACCTCGCCGTGCAGGTGCGCTACGCCGCCGAGGCCGGCGAGATCTCGGGCATCGCGTCGCCCGACGACGCCGACCAGTTCGCCTTCGAGGTGCAGGGCGTCTTCGAATGGATGAACCAGCTCGCCGTCATCCGCGACTCGGACGAGCCGTACGTACGCGCCCGGCGGGCGTTCCGGGCTCGGCTCGTCGCGATCGGGGCCGACGCCGCCGTCGCCGACCTCGTGCTCGAGCCCGGCGCGGCGATGCGCTGACCGCGCGTGTCGATGCGAGACCCGATGCCCGTGCGGGTGCCTCGGCTCGCCTCGCGGAGGTGCTCTCCGCGCCCGCGCGACGGGGTCTCGGCTGAACTTCTTCGGCCGGAATGGAACCATTCCGCCCCGTCCGGACATATACATACGAGGGCACCCTGCTGCCCGCCCGTATCGAACGGAGAGGGAATCGACCATGACTGCTTTCGGACCGATGGATGCGGAGCCGTGCGCGACGGAGCCGATCGACCTCTCCGCCTACCTCCCCGACCCGGCCGACGAGCCGACCGACTGAGGCGGACCGGATGCGCAACACGGTCGTGCCCGCGATCATCGCCGGCAGCCTGGTCGTGCTCCTCGCGGGGTGCGCGCCGAGCGATCCAGCGGCCTCCGCCGCTGTCGAGCCCCAGGCGACGACGCCGTCGGCCCCGGTCGGAACGACGGACGCCGAGGCGTGCGAACAGCTCACCGTGCCGCTGTCGTTGCTCTTCAACGCGCAGGTCGCGCCCGACGGCGCCATGAGCCTCGACACCGCCGGCGGCCTGTACTTCACCGCGGCCTGGGACCTGCGCCGCATCGACGAACTGCTCGACGAATCCGATCTCGACGCCCCGGTGACGAGGCTCGCCGAGGCGTCCGGCGCGGTGAGTTCGCGGATGGACGCCTCGGATGACCCGGCAGCGTGGGCCGACCGGCTCGCCGAGATCGGCACGGCGACCGAGGAGATCACCGCCGTCTGCGCCGAGGCCGACCCCGACGCGGCCACCCTCGGGTGGTACGGCGGCTGACCCCTACTCGCCCTGCGGCGCGAGCGCGGCGACGAGCGGGTGGTCGAACGCGAGCGCGCCCGTCTTCGCGGCACCGCCCGGCGAGCCGAGCGGTGCACCGCCGGGTGCGCCGGCCGGGCTGATCTCGAAGAACTCGACGTTGGCCTTGTAGTAGTCGGCCCACTCGTCGGGCAGGTCGTCCTCGTAGTAGATCGCCTCGACGGGGCACACCGGTTCGCACGCACCGCAGTCGACGCACTCGTCGGGGTGGATGTAGAGGGATCGCTCGCCCTCGTAGATGCAGTCGACGGGGCACTCGTCGATGCAGGCCTTGTCCTTGACGTCGACGCACGGCAGTGCGATGACGTAGGTCACGACAGTGCCAGAACGTCGTCGCGCGAGATCGACACCTGCTCCTCGCGGGGCACGACCTTGACGCGTTCGCGCACGACGCCCGCGTAGTGCGCCGGCGCCTCGAACGCCTCGCCGAGCTCCCGCTCGTGCGCGTCGAGCGCGAGCCAGCCCTGCCAGCTGGTGTGCTCGACGCCGCGGGCGTCGAGCAGCTCGAGGATCTCGGCGCCCTCGGCCGCGTCGACGACTGGGGATGCGAGCACACCGGCCGCGGCATCCGCGACGAGGTTGGTGATCGTCTCGAGCGCGTCGCCCTTGGTGTGGCCGATGAGGCCGACCGGGCCGCGCTTGATCCAGCCGGTCGCGTAGACGCCCGTGATCGGCGACCCCGAGGCATCCACGACCCGCCCGCCCTCGTTGGGGATGACGGCGGCGCGCTCGTCGAACGGCACGTCGCGGATCGGCGAGCTCGCGTAGCCGACGGCACGGTAGACCGCCTGCACGGGGTACTCGACGAACTCGCCCGTGCCCTCGACCGAACCGTCGCCGACCGGACGGGTGCGCTCGAAGCGGATCGCCTCGACCTTGCCGTCGCCCGTGATCTCGGCGGGGGAGTGCAGGAAGTGCAGGTGCAGGCGCCGCTGGGCGGTGCCTGTGCCGGTCGAGCCGGGCGACGTGCGCCAGCCGTTCAGCGTGCGGGTCATGACCTTGACCTGGTTGTTCGACGCGTGCAGCGCCTCGGCGTGCGCGTCGCCCTCGGCGCGCTCGAAGTCGTCGTCGTAGACCACGATGTCGACGTCGGGCACCTCGCCGAGCTCGCGCAGCTCGATCGGGGTGAACTTCACGTGGCCCGGTCCGCGGCGTCCGAACACGTGCACGTCGGTGACGGGGGATGCCTCGAGGCCGGCGAGCACGTTGGCCGGAATGTCGGTCGAGAGGATGTCCTTCGGGTGCTTCGCGAGCACCCGCGCGACGTCGAGCGCCACGTTCCCGTTGCCGACGACCGCGATCGACTGCGCCTCGAGCGGCCAGCTGCGCGGCACGTCGGGGTGCCCGTCGTACCAGGCGACGAAGTCGGCAGCGCCGTACGAGCCGGGCAGGTCGATGCCGGGGATGTCGAGCGGGGCGTCGCGCAGCGCGCCGGTCGCGAAGATGACCGCGTCGTAGCGCTCCTGCAGCTCGCCGACCTCGACGTCGCGGCCCACCTCGACGTTGCCGATGAGGCGGATGTCACCCGCGTCGAGCATCTCGTGCAGCGAGTTGACGATGCCCTTGATGCGGGGGTGGTCGGGCGCGACGCCGTAGCGGATCAGGCCGTAGGGCGCGGGCAGCGACTCGAACAGGTCGATCGCGACCTCGCCGCCCTGCTCGGCGACCTGGCGGCGGAGGATGTTGCCGGCGTAGATGCCGGCGGGGCCGGCGCCCACGATCGCGACGCGGAGGGAGAGGGTCATTGCTGCGGGGCCTTTCGGGTTGAGCTGGGGGAGAGTCGTGCGGGTTGAGGAGCGAGTGCAGCGAGCGTCTCGAAACCCTCGGCGTACGGGCTCAGCGTCACGACGTCGCCCACCACGACGACCGCGGGCGACCGCACGCCTCGGCGGGCCGCCTGCAGGGCGATCGAGTCGAGCGTGCCGATCGTGACGCGCTGGTGCTCGCCGTACCCATCTTCGACGATCGCGACTGGGCATTCGCCCCCGCGCTCGCCGCGGGCGAGGGTGATCGCCGAGTTCGCGAGGGTGCCGATGCCCATGAGCAGCACGACGGTGTGGTCGCGGCCGCCGCCGAGCGCCTGGATCTGGTCGTGTCCGGTGACGACGGTGAACGTCGTCGCGAGCCCGCGGTGCGTGAGCGGGATGCCCGCGATCGCCGGGACGGAGATCGCGCTCGTGATGCCGGGCACGACCTCGACGGCGACGCCGTGCTCGCGGCAGTGGGCGAGCTCCTCGCCGCCGCGGCCGAAGATGAACGGGTCGCCGCCCTTCAGCCGGACGACGCGCTTGCCGGCACGCGCGAGGGTGACGAGCAGGGCGTTGATCGCATCCTGCGGCACCGCGTGGTGGCCGGGCAGCTTGCCGACGTCGACGACCTCTGCGGTGAGCTCGACGCCCTCGGCGGCGAGGCCGTCGAGCACCCCGCGCGCACCGAGCCGGTCGGCGACGATGACGTCGGCCCGTTCGAGGGCGCGCAGGCCGCGAATGGTCAGCAGGCCTGCGTCACCCGGGCCGGCGCCGACGAGGGTGACCTGGCCGTGGATCGTCTCGCTCATCGTGAACCTCCCTGGAGCAGGCCCCGGCGGCGCAGCAGCGCGCGCTCGATCGGGGCGAAGACGCACAGTTCGACGAGGATGCCGACGAACAGGATGACGAGGATCGCGACGAACACCGCCGAGAGGTCGGCGAGCTGGCGGCCCTGGTCGAGCAGCGCACCGAGCCCGAACCCGATCGAACCGCCGGTCGCGATGATCTCGGCGGCCATGAGCGAGCGCCACGAGAACGCCCAACCCTGCTTGAGCCCGCCGACGTAGCCGGGCAGCGCCGCGGGCAGCACGACGAGAGTCGCGAGCTGCGCCCGGTTCGCACCGAGCACGCGGCCGACCCGGCGGAGCTGCGGCGGGACCTGGTTCACGCCCGAGATGAGACCGTTGATGATCGACGGCACGGCCCCCATCAGGATGACGAAGTAGACGGTCGCGTCGGAGAGCCCGAACCAGATGATCGCGGCCGGCACCCAGGCCACCGACGGCAGCACCTGGAGTCCCGAGATGAACGGGCCGAGCGCGCGGCGCAGCCAGTCGACCTCGGCGAGCAGCAGGCCGATCGGGGTGCCGATGACGACGGCGATGAGGAATCCGATCACGCCGCGTTCGAGGCTCGTCACGACGGCGAGCTGCAGTCGGCCGGTCTCCCAGGCGGCGCCGATCGCGGTGAACACGTCGACCGGGCCGGGATAGAGGTCGGGGCGAGGGCTCGCGACGACGGTGTAGACCTGCCAGACGACGAGGAGCACCGCGACGAGGATGACGGGCGGCAGCACACTCGACGCGAATCGGCGCCAGCGCGACTCGCGGCGGGTCTCGTCCGTCTGCAGCCGGTCGAGGCCGGCGGCCAGCTCGCGCAGCTCGGCCTCGTCATGGGCGGGGGATGCCGCGCGCTCGACGAGTTCGGGGAACGGCATGGACCCCGCGGGGAGGTCGGCGGAACCCTCCGCCGGTTGAGGAGCGCCCGACGAAGTCGGACGCGTCTCGAAACCGGGTGCGACGGTCTCTGAACCAGTGGTCTCGGGCGTCGGGGTTTCGAGACGCTCGCTGCGCTCGCTCCTCAACCCGCTCGGGACGATGGTGTCTGCTTCATGCGGCATTGCGGGCGATCTCCTTCCGCAGGCGCTCGGTGATCTCGATCGAGACCGCCGAGACCTCGGGGCTCTCGATCCGGCGCGGGCCCGAGGCATCCAACCGCCATTCGCCGGCCACGCGGCCGGGCCGGCTCGAGAGCAGCACGACGCGCTCGCCGAGGCGGGCGGCTTCGCGCACGTTGTGGGTGACGAACACGATCGTGCGACCGGTTTCGCGCCACACCCGCTCGAGCTCCTCGTGCAGCAGGTCGCGGGTGATCGCGTCGAGCGCGGCGAACGGCTCGTCCATGAGCAGCACCTTCCGGTCCTGCGCGAGCGCCCGGGCGAGGGCGACGCGCTGGCGCATGCCCCCCGAGAGCTCGTGGGGCCGCTTCTCGGCGGCATCGGCGAGGTTGACGACGTCGAGCAGTTCGAGCGCCTTCGAGCGGCGCTCGCCGCGGGGCACCCCGCGCAGCTTGAGCGCGAGCTCGACGTTGTGGCGTGCGCTCAGCCACGGCATGAGCGCCGACTCCTGGAACATGACGGCCGCGCCGTCGGCGGGCACCTCGATGGTGCCCGTCGACGGACGGTCGAGACCGGCGATGAGGTTGAGCAGGGTCGACTTGCCGCACCCCGAGGCGCCGAGCAGGCAGACGAACTCGCCCTCCGCGACGTGCAGCGTCACGTCGTCGAGCACGAGCGGGGCGCGCTCGCCGAAGCGCTTGCCGAGCCCGTCGATGCGGATGATCGTCTGCCTGCTCATGCGCTCACTCCGTGCCGAGGCCGGCGGCCGAGACCGGCTCCTCGCCGCGCGCTTCGAGCACGCGGTTCAGGATCGCGAGGTCGAACAGCCCGTCGATCGAGCCGTCCTTCGCGGTGCCGGCGGCGACGCCGTTCGCGAGGACCTCTTCGAAGGTGTCGGCGACGGGGTCGACCGTGAACCGCACGTGCTCGAGCGAACGGGCGAGCACCTCGTCGCCGAGCGGCTTGCCGGTGTCGGCCTCGAGCTGGGCGTTGATGTCGTCGGCAGCCTGCTCGGGCTCGTCCTCGATGAACTGCACGGCATCGGCGTGGCCCTCGACGAGCGCTTCGACGGTCGTCGGGTGCTCGGCGAGGAACTGCTTCGAGACGAGCAGCACCGTGGTCGGGAAGTCGCCGTCGTCCCACAGGTCGGCCTCGTCGACGAGCACGTGCGCGCCGCCGTCGATGATGAGCCGCGAGACCCACGGCTCCGGCAGCCAGGCACCGTCGAGGTCGCCCTGCTGGAAGAGCGTGAGCGTCTGCGAGTTCTCGGTCGGCGTGATATGCACGTCGCCACCGCCCTGGGTGTCGGTCGTGTAGCCCTCGTCGGCGAGCCAGGTGCGCAGCGCGACGTCCTGCGTGTTGCCGAGCTGGGGGCTCGCGAGCGTCGTGCCCTTCAGGTCGGCGGGGTCGTCGATGCCGTCGGCGACGACGAGCGCGGCATCGCCCGAGGCGACGCCCGACACGACGACGGCCGATTCGCCGCCGCTCTTGACGAACGTGTTGATCGCCGGGTTCGGGCCGATGTACGCAGCGTCGATCGCGCCGGCCGAGAGCGCCTCCACGGCGGCGGGGCCGGCGTTGAAGACCTCGGTCGAGAGCTTCGTGTCGCCGAGCGCATCCTGCAGCAGGCCCTCCTGCAGGCCGACGAGGGCCGGCGCGTGGGTCACGTTCGCGAAGTAGCCGAGGCGCAGCTCCTCGGCGGGGGTGCCGCCGAGGGCTTCCTCCGACTCTGCCGGCGGGGCGCCCGCGGCCGATGAGGCGCAACCGGTCATCATGACCGCGGCCAATCCAAGAACGGTGAGAGAAAGAGTGGTGCGGGTCTTCACGGTGTCGCCTCCTTAGTGGTTCGTGCAGATGGGTGATGCGATGGCCCCGATGGGGGCCGGGAGCGCCCGGGTGGGCGCCCCGTCAGGCGGCCGCCGCTCGTGCCGGGCTGTGGGTGCCGGCGGCGAGCGTCGCTCCGTCCTGCGGGTGGATCACGAGGAACGCGCCGCTGCGACGGTGCACGGCGTAGTCCTCGAAGGGCAGTTCCGCCGAGAGGCGGAGGGTCACACGGCCGATGTCGTTGGCCTCGAGCTGCTCGGCCGCTTCGGTGGCGAGCGTGTCGAGGTTGCGCCGGCCCTCGACCGAGGCGACGAGCGCCTGCACGGTCGAGGTGCCGAACTTCACGAGCACTCGGGTACCGGGGGCGAGCGGGCGTGCGTCGAGCTGGAACAGCTCGGCGGCGATCTCGCGGCGGCCCTCGGGCAGCGTGCCCGACGCGGCGATCACGGCACCGCGTGCGGCGTCGATCTCGTGGGCGAGCCGGAGTGCGACCGACTGGGGTGCGTGCGCCTCGTCGAGTTCGCCGCCGGCGGTGTCGATGCCGACGACGGTGGTGACGGCCCCGCCGGGGAACACGGCGACCTCGTCGCCCACCCGCACGGTGCCGCTCGACACCTGGCCGGCGAACGCACGGTAGTCGCGGAAGCGGTCGGCGGCGTCGGGCTGCGCCGCGACGGCGGGTGCGAGCGCGCCCTGCGGCCGGAGCACGAGCTGCACGTCGAGGCGGAACGCCTCGAGCGAGCTCTCGATCTCGTCGACCGTCGGCAGCGTCTCGAGGAGTTCGAGGAGCGCGGGGCCGTCGTACCAGGGCGTGTTCGGCGAACGATCGACGACGTTGTCGCCCTCGAGCGCCGACACCGGGATCACGTGCACGCCGGGCAGGCCGAGCTCGCGCGTGACCTCGAGCACCTCGGCGGCGACGGTCGCGTAGGCCTCGGCGTCGTAGCCCTGCAGGTCGATCTTGTTCACTGCGACGATCACGTTCGGCACGCGCAGCAGCTGCACCACCGAAAGATGGCGGCGGGTCTGCTCGAGCACCCCCTTGCGGGCGTCGATCAGCAGCACCACCACGTCGGCCGTCGTCGCACCCGTGACCATGTTGCGGGTGTACTGCACGTGCCCGGGGCAGTCGGCGAGGATGAACGAGCGGCGACCGGTCGAGAAGTAGCGGTAGGCGACGTCGATCGTGATGCCCTGCTCGCGCTCGGCGCGGAGTCCGTCGGTCAGCAGGGCGAAGTCGAAGCCGCCGGCGTCGCCGCCGAAGCCGCGCTCGCGGCTCGTGCGGGCGACCTGCTCGAACTGGTCGGCGAGGATCGCCTTCGAGTCGTGCAGGAGCCGGCCGACGAGGGTCGACTTGCCGTCGTCGACCGAGCCGGCCGTCGCGAAGCGCAGCAGCGTGCTGTTCGTGACCTCGCCCATCAGAAGTACCCGTCCTTCTTGCGGTCTTCCATGGCCGCCTCGGAGATGCGATCGTCGGCGCGGGTCGCCCCGCGCTCGGTGAGCGTCGACTCGGCGACCTCTCGCACGACGGCCGCGACATCCACGGCATCGGATTCGACGGCGCCCGTGCAGCTCATGTCGCCGACCGTGCGGTACCGCACCGTGCGGAGCTCGACCGGCTCGTCGGGGCGCGGCGGCGAGACCTCGCCCACCGCGCGCCACATGCCGTCGCGGCGGAACACCTCGCGCTCGTGCGCGAAGTACAGCGGCGGCAGCTCGATGCCCTCGCGTTCGATGTACGACCACACGTCGAGCTCGGTCCAGTTCGAGATCGGGAACGCCCGCACGTGCTGGCCGGGCGTGTGCCGACCGTTGTAGAGGTTCCAGAGCTCGGGGCGCTGGTTGCGCGGATCCCACTGGCCGAACTCGTCGCGCAGCGAGATGATGCGCTCCTTGGCGCGCGCCTTGTCCTCGTCGCGGCGGGCGCCGCCGAACACGGCGTCGTGCTTACCCGCGGCGATCGCGTCGAGCAGGGGCTGCGTCTGCAGCGGGTTGCGGGTGCCGTCGGCGCGCTCCTGGAGGCGGCCGTCGTCGAGGTAGTCCTGCACGCGTGCGACCTCGAGGCGGAGGCCGAGCCGCTCGACCGTGCGGTCGCGGAACTCGATGACCTCGGGGAAGTTGTGGCCCGTGTCGACGTGCAGCACCGGGAACGGGACGCGGCCCGGCCAGAACGCCTTCGTCGCGAGATGGAGCACGACGACCGAGTCCTTGCCGCCGGAGAACAGCAGCACGGGACGTTCGAACTCGGCGACCACCTCGCGGATGATGTGGATCGCCTCGGCCTCGAGCAGGTCGAGGGTGGTCAACGCCGGTTGAGGAGCCGACGAAGGAGGCGTCTCGAAACCCGGGCGTGCGGCGTCGGGGTTTCGAGACGGTCGCTGCGCTCCCTCCTCAACCCGCTGGAGTGATTCGATGCTCATAGGTGCAACCCGCATTCCGTCTTGTCGAGGCCGGCCCAGCGGCCGGACCGGGGGTCTTCGCCCGCGGCGACGGGCTTCGTGCATGGCTCGCAGCCGATCGAGGGGTAGCCCTCGGTGAGCAGCGGGTTCACGGTCACCCCGAACGCGCCGGCGTAGTCGATGAGGTCGTCGAAGCTCCACGCGGCGAGCGGGTTGACCTTGACGAGGCCGTTGCGCTCGTCCCACGTGACGAGCGGCGTGTTCGTGCGGGTCGGCGCCTCGTCGCGGCGCACGCCCGTGAACCAGAGCTCGTAGCCCGTGAGCGCCTTCTGCAACGGGGCGACCTTGCGCATCGCGCAGCACGAGCCGGGGTCGCGGGCGAAGAGGTCCTTGCCGTACTTCGCGTCCTGTTCGGCGACGGTGAGCTCGGGCAGCACGTCGACGATGCGCACGTCGAGCGACGCGGCGACGCGGTCGCGCGTCTCGTGGGTCTTCGCGAAGTGGTAGCCCGTCTCGAGGAAGAGCACGTCGACCCCCGGCAGCGACTGCGCGACCACATGGGGCAGCACGGCGTCGGCCATCGAGCAGGCGACGGCCGTGGCATCCACGTCGAAATTGCGTGCCACCCAGGCGACGACCTCGTAGGCGGATGCCTCGTCGGCGGCGAGACTCCGGAGCTCGGCGTCACCCGCCTCGGCGAGGGCGCGGAGGACCTCCGGTGGTCGAGTAGCGCCCGACGAAGGAGGACGCGTATCGAGACCAGGCGCGCGGGTCTCGATACGCTCGCTTGCGCTCGCTACTCGACCACCGGTGGTCGACCCCAGGTTGCGCGCGCTCATCGCAGCTCCTCCTCGTCGACGCGGTGCGCCCACTCGGCGAAGGTCTCGTCGGTCGAGGCATCCCGCTGCTCGATGAACCGCACGACGACCTTCTCGACGTAGTCGGCGAGCCCGTCGGCGGTCACCTTGAGGCCGCGCACGGTGCGGCCGGTGCCGGCCTCCTCGCGCGTCGTCGAGGCGAGGCCGCCGCCGAGGTGCACCTGGAAGCCGGGCGTCTGGCCGCCGTCGCCGTCGGGCAGCAGCTGGCCCTTGAGGCCGATGTCGGCGGTCTGGATGCGGGCGCATGAGTTGGGGCAGCCGTTGACGTGCAGGCTGATGGGGTGCGGCAGGTCGATGCCGGCGAGGCGCTCCTCGAGGGCGAGCACGGCGTCGGTCGCGGTCTGCTTCGTCTCGACGATCGCGAGCTTGCAGAACTCGATGCCCGTGCACGCGATGGTGCCGCGGCGGATGAGGCTCGGCCGCGCCTGCAGCCCGAGCTCGTCGAGCCCCGCGACGACCCGCTCGACGTCGCGCTCCTCGATGTCGAGTAGAACGATCTTCTGGTGCGGCGTCGTGCGGAGCCGGCCGGAGCCGACCTCGTCGAGCAGGTCGGCGAGGCGGGTGAGCACGGTGCCCGAGATGCGCCCGACGAACGGGGTCGCACCGATGTAGAAGCGGCCGTCGTGCTGCCGGTGCACGCCGACGTGGTCGCCCTGGGTGAGGGGCTTGGGGGCCGCGGGCCCGTCGGGCAGCGGGGTCTCGAGGTACTCGGTCTCGAGCACCTGGCGGAACTTCTCGGCTCCCCAGTCGGCGACGAGGTACTTGAGGCGGGCGCGGTTGCGCAGGCGTCGGTAGCCGTAGTCGCGGAAGATCGAGGTGACCCCGAGCCACACCTCGGCGACCCGGTCGGGCGTGACGAAGGCGCCGAGCCGCACCGCGAGGTGCGCGTTGGTCGAGAGGCCGCCGCCGACCCAGAGGTCGTAGCCGATGCCGAGCTCGGGGTGCTCCACGGCGACGAAGGCCACGTCGTTGATCTCGTGCACGACGTC
Coding sequences within it:
- a CDS encoding alpha/beta hydrolase family protein, whose translation is MSAALTAHVAAIRAADRVSPELAAGLALPLFRRVRPALAVRDHDRAVHEHAERGRLRVRGRQVATYAWGHGPDTVLLVHGWRGRASQFAPIVRELRAEGLRLVAFDAPANGDSRGRHTDIRDYLAAIEALQQRHGRFRLIVGHSFGALAALTAVREGTATDGVAAIAGMADARYLVDSFSGRLGVRSATADALARSFAHRVLPDVRDPYDRFDSVSAPLPAETPLLIAHDRGDREVSASESQRLHAAHGTRSRLLLTEGFGHVRVLGADPVLDAVTAFATGGLAAADAVAPATGGQSYAAPAAASDQGRSRATSSLRLPTPTLP
- a CDS encoding TetR/AcrR family transcriptional regulator; the encoded protein is MSGTDVAVDGRRVRGDASRRVVLAHAIDLASIEGLDQLSIGRIATAANVSKSSIATLFGSKERLQLAAVEAARERYLETVTTPARTKPRGIARVVALLDRVVAYSQERVFPGGCFFSAAAADFHAKPGVVRDAITAQLDDWLGYLAVQVRYAAEAGEISGIASPDDADQFAFEVQGVFEWMNQLAVIRDSDEPYVRARRAFRARLVAIGADAAVADLVLEPGAAMR
- a CDS encoding ABC transporter permease, with the translated sequence MPFPELVERAASPAHDEAELRELAAGLDRLQTDETRRESRWRRFASSVLPPVILVAVLLVVWQVYTVVASPRPDLYPGPVDVFTAIGAAWETGRLQLAVVTSLERGVIGFLIAVVIGTPIGLLLAEVDWLRRALGPFISGLQVLPSVAWVPAAIIWFGLSDATVYFVILMGAVPSIINGLISGVNQVPPQLRRVGRVLGANRAQLATLVVLPAALPGYVGGLKQGWAFSWRSLMAAEIIATGGSIGFGLGALLDQGRQLADLSAVFVAILVILFVGILVELCVFAPIERALLRRRGLLQGGSR
- the fdxA gene encoding ferredoxin, which produces MTYVIALPCVDVKDKACIDECPVDCIYEGERSLYIHPDECVDCGACEPVCPVEAIYYEDDLPDEWADYYKANVEFFEISPAGAPGGAPLGSPGGAAKTGALAFDHPLVAALAPQGE
- a CDS encoding FAD-dependent oxidoreductase, translating into MTLSLRVAIVGAGPAGIYAGNILRRQVAEQGGEVAIDLFESLPAPYGLIRYGVAPDHPRIKGIVNSLHEMLDAGDIRLIGNVEVGRDVEVGELQERYDAVIFATGALRDAPLDIPGIDLPGSYGAADFVAWYDGHPDVPRSWPLEAQSIAVVGNGNVALDVARVLAKHPKDILSTDIPANVLAGLEASPVTDVHVFGRRGPGHVKFTPIELRELGEVPDVDIVVYDDDFERAEGDAHAEALHASNNQVKVMTRTLNGWRTSPGSTGTGTAQRRLHLHFLHSPAEITGDGKVEAIRFERTRPVGDGSVEGTGEFVEYPVQAVYRAVGYASSPIRDVPFDERAAVIPNEGGRVVDASGSPITGVYATGWIKRGPVGLIGHTKGDALETITNLVADAAAGVLASPVVDAAEGAEILELLDARGVEHTSWQGWLALDAHERELGEAFEAPAHYAGVVRERVKVVPREEQVSISRDDVLALS
- a CDS encoding helix-turn-helix transcriptional regulator is translated as MWEGRAARARGDIAELATSGLGVAEMHRAVLDVVARSVPFEQACWSAVDPDTLMMTSITNWPPWPVPLEFSVAFAESELTGAEPNSFANLATRDAPTARLSDAPHRDVVRSVRLNDLLRPQGLEHELRAAFTVDGATWAVGGVFREPGADFSDREVEFLGSIVTAVAAATRVTMRSGGRAGVRAAGPVIILCGPDGEFHAATAAGAEWLAALDDAEPGRFDLVLHAVAAGARRSRAGTVRLRMRDVNDDWVVVQASRLISDDDPQRIVITVDPAALHDLVDLLLSAYGVSPRERDVCLDLVSGSSTAQIAAHLHLSPHTVHDHMKSIYGKVGVGSRSELVARLLP
- the cobA gene encoding uroporphyrinogen-III C-methyltransferase gives rise to the protein MSETIHGQVTLVGAGPGDAGLLTIRGLRALERADVIVADRLGARGVLDGLAAEGVELTAEVVDVGKLPGHHAVPQDAINALLVTLARAGKRVVRLKGGDPFIFGRGGEELAHCREHGVAVEVVPGITSAISVPAIAGIPLTHRGLATTFTVVTGHDQIQALGGGRDHTVVLLMGIGTLANSAITLARGERGGECPVAIVEDGYGEHQRVTIGTLDSIALQAARRGVRSPAVVVVGDVVTLSPYAEGFETLAALAPQPARLSPSSTRKAPQQ
- a CDS encoding ABC transporter ATP-binding protein, encoding MSRQTIIRIDGLGKRFGERAPLVLDDVTLHVAEGEFVCLLGASGCGKSTLLNLIAGLDRPSTGTIEVPADGAAVMFQESALMPWLSARHNVELALKLRGVPRGERRSKALELLDVVNLADAAEKRPHELSGGMRQRVALARALAQDRKVLLMDEPFAALDAITRDLLHEELERVWRETGRTIVFVTHNVREAARLGERVVLLSSRPGRVAGEWRLDASGPRRIESPEVSAVSIEITERLRKEIARNAA